The following are from one region of the Actinoplanes sp. L3-i22 genome:
- a CDS encoding aminotransferase class IV, whose translation MNEQILVDPADLLGDGVFETLHLRPSGPWLLAEHLERLARSAALLDLPAPPTPELSAFAGQVGAMRIIYTRNLLHTGVSEIPASVLRERRDGIRVLSADLGVTAGHRPPWSLSAAKSLSYASNFAARRWAARQHADDVVWLSTEGYALEGPTSSIVWLTGDELATVPWERAGILPGITAAHLLSVAPSVGLRPVQRMITLPELAAADTIWLSSSLRGLAEVVSLDGVRRARSPWTPRLLELLGF comes from the coding sequence ATGAACGAGCAGATCCTGGTGGACCCGGCCGACCTCCTCGGCGACGGGGTGTTCGAGACCCTGCACCTGCGCCCGTCCGGCCCGTGGCTCCTGGCCGAGCACCTGGAGCGCCTGGCCCGATCCGCCGCCCTGCTCGACCTGCCCGCACCACCCACACCCGAGTTGTCGGCCTTTGCCGGACAAGTCGGTGCGATGAGAATCATCTACACCCGGAACCTGCTGCACACCGGCGTCTCCGAGATCCCCGCGTCGGTGCTGCGGGAACGCCGGGACGGGATCCGGGTGCTCAGCGCCGACCTCGGGGTCACCGCGGGGCACCGCCCGCCGTGGTCGCTGTCCGCCGCCAAGTCACTGTCCTACGCGAGCAACTTCGCGGCCCGGCGCTGGGCGGCGCGGCAGCACGCCGACGACGTGGTCTGGCTCTCCACCGAGGGGTACGCGCTGGAGGGCCCCACCTCGTCGATCGTCTGGCTGACCGGCGACGAGCTGGCCACGGTCCCGTGGGAGCGGGCCGGGATCCTGCCCGGGATCACCGCGGCCCACCTGCTGTCGGTGGCGCCGTCGGTGGGCCTGCGGCCGGTCCAGCGCATGATCACACTGCCGGAGCTGGCCGCGGCCGACACGATCTGGCTGTCGTCGTCCCTGCGCGGGCTGGCCGAGGTGGTGTCGCTGGACGGGGTGCGGCGGGCCCGGTCGCCGTGGACGCCCCGGTTGCTGGAGCTCCTCGGCTTCTGA
- a CDS encoding FABP family protein, which yields MNAPPVDAYPYEDTHDLRVGPDLHHSLLGLLPFVGLWRGRGQGGFPAEEDYNFAQEIRISHDGRDFLRFESRAWLLDDESKSLGQALTESGFWRPVLKDGQPGDEMEATMIRPDGVAELYLGKAASTRLEMGTDAVAYTPSGLHVTGGHRLFGVVEGALLYAHEISIDNSDLTPHMSARLLRIGG from the coding sequence ATGAACGCCCCGCCGGTCGACGCCTACCCCTACGAGGACACCCACGACCTGCGGGTCGGTCCGGACCTGCACCACTCGCTGCTCGGGCTGCTGCCGTTCGTCGGCCTGTGGCGCGGTCGCGGGCAGGGCGGCTTCCCGGCGGAGGAGGACTACAACTTCGCCCAGGAGATCCGGATCAGCCACGACGGGCGGGACTTCCTGCGCTTCGAGTCGCGGGCCTGGCTGCTCGACGACGAGTCGAAGTCGCTCGGGCAGGCGCTGACCGAGTCCGGCTTCTGGCGTCCGGTGCTGAAGGACGGGCAGCCCGGCGACGAGATGGAAGCCACGATGATCCGGCCGGACGGCGTCGCCGAGCTGTACCTGGGGAAGGCCGCCAGCACGCGGCTGGAGATGGGCACCGACGCGGTGGCGTACACGCCGTCCGGGCTGCACGTGACCGGCGGGCACCGGCTGTTCGGCGTGGTCGAGGGGGCGCTGCTCTACGCGCACGAGATCTCGATCGACAACAGTGATCTGACGCCGCACATGTCGGCGCGGCTGCTGCGTATCGGCGGCTGA
- a CDS encoding DsrE family protein, with amino-acid sequence MLAAMARLLVVKATAGADAPERCNQAFNVATTAATAGVDVSFWLTGESTWFALPGRAAEFELPHAAPLPDLIEVLLEAGRITACTQCAARRNIGPDDILPGIRIAGAAVFVEEIMTEGAQALVY; translated from the coding sequence ATGCTGGCCGCTATGGCACGTTTGCTGGTCGTCAAGGCCACCGCGGGCGCGGACGCCCCAGAACGCTGCAACCAGGCCTTCAACGTCGCGACGACCGCCGCCACGGCCGGGGTCGACGTGTCGTTCTGGCTGACCGGCGAGTCCACCTGGTTCGCCCTGCCCGGCCGCGCCGCCGAGTTCGAGCTCCCGCACGCCGCGCCGCTGCCCGACCTGATCGAAGTCCTGCTCGAGGCGGGCCGGATCACCGCGTGCACGCAGTGCGCGGCTCGGCGGAACATCGGCCCGGACGACATCCTGCCGGGCATCCGGATCGCCGGCGCCGCCGTCTTCGTCGAGGAGATCATGACCGAGGGCGCGCAGGCCCTCGTCTACTGA
- the mtfM gene encoding small membrane protein MtfM — translation MVTEIGFVSLLVAGMGALAGGFGYLAMRISRGRW, via the coding sequence ATGGTTACAGAGATCGGGTTCGTGAGCCTGCTGGTCGCCGGGATGGGCGCGCTGGCGGGCGGTTTCGGCTATTTGGCGATGCGTATTTCGAGGGGGCGTTGGTGA